The following coding sequences lie in one Monomorium pharaonis isolate MP-MQ-018 chromosome 1, ASM1337386v2, whole genome shotgun sequence genomic window:
- the LOC105831027 gene encoding synaptotagmin-10 isoform X1: MGVVKTASESILEETVMPSEEAKFSQQGYAEDWNFPYQLLIAAGVAIVGLVLLAAVSFQCSSTRRWLMSMTRHENIDDTETEQIQQNAIRISHSLPDLQSEPITHEYVQEQKDNKKVLRQTTLPIVPMRHQSFQRQLSHRLDLPNIKFSICSFENRSDSSLGLIKPELYKKELVRQESAESSSPSEMEYAGKLHFALRYDKEIEGLVVKILEAHELPIKDVTGSSDPYVKVYLLPDRKKKFQTKVHRKNLNPIFNETFIFSVSYEELRERYLQFSVYDFDRFSRHDLIGQVVLKGLLDCTDLEQEIEYTMDILCALQEKVNLGELMLSLCYLPTAGRLTLTVVKARNLKGMDITGKSDPYVKVYLLCQGKRIKKKKTTVKKNTLYPVYNEALVFDVPADNIEDVSLIVKVIDYDRIGSNELMGCTAIGSNFIGIGRDHWLEMLDNPRKPVAQWYPLMETVAGHIPALSEPLPVSLSCLNSR, translated from the exons AAGATTGGAACTTCCCCTATCAGCTTTTAATAGCAGCAGGGGTAGCCATAGTTGGTCTGGTCCTCCTAGCCGCGGTGAGCTTTCAATGCTCTTCCACTCGGCGATGGTTGATGAGCATGACTCGACATGAGAATATCGACGATACAGAGACCGAACAGATTCAGCAAAATGCGATTCGCATCAGTCATTCTCTTCCGGACCTGCAATCGGAACCGATTACTCACGAATACGTTCAAGAACAGAAGGACAATAAAAAG GTATTGCGTCAAACCACTTTACCTATTGTGCCAATGAGACATCAAAGCTTCCAACGTCAATTATCACATCGGCTTGATCTACCTAACATTAAATTCAGCATTTGCAGCTTCGAAAATCGCAGCGACTCCAGCCTCGGTCTTATCAAG CCGGagctatataaaaaagaactcGTGAGACAAGAGAGCGCGGAAAGCTCCAGTCCATCAGAAATGGAATATGCtggaaaattacattttgctCTGCGGTATGACAAGGAAATTGAAGGTCTTGTTGTCAAA attCTAGAAGCTCACGAATTACCAATAAAAGATGTAACTGGTAGCAGTGATCCGTATGTCAAGGTATATTTGTTGCCAGATAGGAAGAAgaagtttcaaacaaaagtacatcgaaaaaatttaaatccgaTATTTAATGAAACGTTTATCTTTAG cGTATCATATGAAGAATTGAGGGAACGTTATTTGCAATTCTCGGTTTATGACTTTGATCGGTTTTCACGTCACGATCTCATTGGACAAGTGGTTCTTAAGGGGCTTTTAGATTGCACTGATCTTGAGCAAGAAATTGAATACACAATGGACATTCTCTGCGCTTTGCAg GAAAAAGTTAATTTGGGAGAATTGATGTTGTCGTTGTGCTATCTACCAACGGCCGGTCGGTTGACATTAACCGTTGTTAAAGCCAGGAACTTGAAAGGAATGGATATAACTGGCAAATCAG ATCCTTATGTGAAAGTCTATCTGCTATGTCAAggcaaaagaataaaaaagaaaaagactaCAGTAAAGAAGAACACTCTTTATCCTGTCTATAATGAAGCACTCGTCTTTGATGTTCCCGCTGACAACATTGAAGATGTTAGTCTCATAGTGAAAGTAATTGATTATGACAG GATTGGATCAAACGAGTTGATGGGCTGCACTGCTATTGGGTCAAACTTTATTGGAATCGGCCGTGATCACTGGTTAGAAATGTTAGATAATCCAAGAAAACCAGTAGCACAATGGTATCCATTAATGGAGACCGTAGCAGGCCATATTCCAGCCCTTTCGGAACCACTCCCAGTAAGCCTGAGCTGCTTAAACAGCAG ATGA
- the LOC105831027 gene encoding synaptotagmin-10 isoform X2, translating into MGVVKTASESILEETVMPSEEAKFSQQGYADWNFPYQLLIAAGVAIVGLVLLAAVSFQCSSTRRWLMSMTRHENIDDTETEQIQQNAIRISHSLPDLQSEPITHEYVQEQKDNKKVLRQTTLPIVPMRHQSFQRQLSHRLDLPNIKFSICSFENRSDSSLGLIKPELYKKELVRQESAESSSPSEMEYAGKLHFALRYDKEIEGLVVKILEAHELPIKDVTGSSDPYVKVYLLPDRKKKFQTKVHRKNLNPIFNETFIFSVSYEELRERYLQFSVYDFDRFSRHDLIGQVVLKGLLDCTDLEQEIEYTMDILCALQEKVNLGELMLSLCYLPTAGRLTLTVVKARNLKGMDITGKSDPYVKVYLLCQGKRIKKKKTTVKKNTLYPVYNEALVFDVPADNIEDVSLIVKVIDYDRIGSNELMGCTAIGSNFIGIGRDHWLEMLDNPRKPVAQWYPLMETVAGHIPALSEPLPVSLSCLNSR; encoded by the exons ATTGGAACTTCCCCTATCAGCTTTTAATAGCAGCAGGGGTAGCCATAGTTGGTCTGGTCCTCCTAGCCGCGGTGAGCTTTCAATGCTCTTCCACTCGGCGATGGTTGATGAGCATGACTCGACATGAGAATATCGACGATACAGAGACCGAACAGATTCAGCAAAATGCGATTCGCATCAGTCATTCTCTTCCGGACCTGCAATCGGAACCGATTACTCACGAATACGTTCAAGAACAGAAGGACAATAAAAAG GTATTGCGTCAAACCACTTTACCTATTGTGCCAATGAGACATCAAAGCTTCCAACGTCAATTATCACATCGGCTTGATCTACCTAACATTAAATTCAGCATTTGCAGCTTCGAAAATCGCAGCGACTCCAGCCTCGGTCTTATCAAG CCGGagctatataaaaaagaactcGTGAGACAAGAGAGCGCGGAAAGCTCCAGTCCATCAGAAATGGAATATGCtggaaaattacattttgctCTGCGGTATGACAAGGAAATTGAAGGTCTTGTTGTCAAA attCTAGAAGCTCACGAATTACCAATAAAAGATGTAACTGGTAGCAGTGATCCGTATGTCAAGGTATATTTGTTGCCAGATAGGAAGAAgaagtttcaaacaaaagtacatcgaaaaaatttaaatccgaTATTTAATGAAACGTTTATCTTTAG cGTATCATATGAAGAATTGAGGGAACGTTATTTGCAATTCTCGGTTTATGACTTTGATCGGTTTTCACGTCACGATCTCATTGGACAAGTGGTTCTTAAGGGGCTTTTAGATTGCACTGATCTTGAGCAAGAAATTGAATACACAATGGACATTCTCTGCGCTTTGCAg GAAAAAGTTAATTTGGGAGAATTGATGTTGTCGTTGTGCTATCTACCAACGGCCGGTCGGTTGACATTAACCGTTGTTAAAGCCAGGAACTTGAAAGGAATGGATATAACTGGCAAATCAG ATCCTTATGTGAAAGTCTATCTGCTATGTCAAggcaaaagaataaaaaagaaaaagactaCAGTAAAGAAGAACACTCTTTATCCTGTCTATAATGAAGCACTCGTCTTTGATGTTCCCGCTGACAACATTGAAGATGTTAGTCTCATAGTGAAAGTAATTGATTATGACAG GATTGGATCAAACGAGTTGATGGGCTGCACTGCTATTGGGTCAAACTTTATTGGAATCGGCCGTGATCACTGGTTAGAAATGTTAGATAATCCAAGAAAACCAGTAGCACAATGGTATCCATTAATGGAGACCGTAGCAGGCCATATTCCAGCCCTTTCGGAACCACTCCCAGTAAGCCTGAGCTGCTTAAACAGCAG ATGA